From Marmota flaviventris isolate mMarFla1 chromosome X, mMarFla1.hap1, whole genome shotgun sequence, the proteins below share one genomic window:
- the Plac1 gene encoding placenta-specific protein 1, with amino-acid sequence MKVFNVVGGMILFASLFSACSGQNPMTVLCSIDWFMVTVHPFMLNNDVYVHFYELHLGLGCPANHVQPHFYQFTYRVTECGIRVKAVSQDMVIYSTELHYASKGTSSKYVIPVSCAAPQRSPWLTLPSPLRTASDSAATAKNGDACYSVFSLSQSSERPNCDCPPCVSNERRTPASHNQAEAEVTHPVRSSYFLSVCEDWCLPSDDLIEPM; translated from the coding sequence ATGAAAGTTTTCAACGTGGTCGGGGGCATGATCTTGTTTGCCTCTCTGTTTTCAGCCTGCTCTGGGCAAAATCCCATGACTGTGCTGTGTTCCATTGATTGGTTCATGGTCACGGTCCACCCCTTCATGTTGAACAACGATGTCTATGTACACTTCTATGAGCTGCATTTGGGCCTGGGTTGCCCCGCCAACCATGTTCAGCCACACTTCTACCAGTTTACCTACCGTGTTACTGAATGTGGCATCAGAGTCAAGGCTGTCTCTCAGGATATGGTCATCTACAGCACTGAGTTGCACTATGCTTCTAAGGGTACCTCCTCTAAGTATGTGATCCCTGTGTCATGTGCTGCCCCCCAACGGTCCCCGTGGCTCACTCTACCCTCTCCTTTGAGAACAGCCAGCGATAGTGCAGCCACAGCCAAGAATGGTGACGCGTGCTACAGCGTGTTCAGCTTGTCACAGTCCAGCGAAAGGCCCAACTGTGACTGTCCACCTTGCGTCTCTAATGAACGGCGTACCCCGGCCTCACATAACCAAGCAGAGGCTGAGGTGACCCATCCTGTGCGGTCTTCTTACTTTCTTAGTGTTTGTGAAGACTGGTGTCTTCCCTCAGATGATCTGATTGAACCCATGTAA